CAGGGATGGGGAAATCGTTTTTTGCGGTACCGGCATATCCATGCTGGCGGCTATGGCTGCCAAACATATCAGTGCTCCCCGCAGTGTTATTTTTTTTGAAACCGGGGCTATCGATTCCCTGCTGGAGGAAATTCCCCTGGCGGTGGCTGATTCTCGGGTCATGTACCACACCGCTCTCAATGGCGGTCTTGCTGATGCTTTCGCGACCATGCAGAATCCTTTCACCGGTCCCCGGGTGGTGGGAATTCTCGGGGCCGCTCAGATTGATCCTTTCGGGAATCTCAATTCAACGGTGATTGGTGATTATGAGCGTCCGAAGGTACGTTTTTCCGGTAGCGGCGGTGCCTGTGATGTGGCTTCTTTTGTCGGTCGGACGATTATTTTCATGCGCCAGGTCAAGGGTCGATTTGTGGAAGAACTTGATTATCTCACCAGTCCCGGTTATCTTGACGGTAGGGATGGTCGCCAGCGGGCTGGTCTGCGTCCGGGAGGGCCGGAACTGGTGGTTACCGATAAAGCCATTTTTCGTTTTGATGAAAACAGTAAAAGGATGTATCTGGCTGGTTATTATCCGGGCATTGAAGTGGCTGAAATTTTAGAGACGGTTGAGTTTTTTCTGGATTGCGAGCGGGCAGTGCAGGTTCCCGCGGTAACGGAAAAAGAACTTCGGGTTTTACGGGAAATATGTGATCCCCAGGGATTGATTCGTTAAAAAAATGATGAAGAGGAGATGATCATGAAAATTATCAAATGGGCTGTGCTCGGCATTGGTGTTCTGCTTGCCCTTTGTATTGCCGCAGCTATTATTGTTCCGCAGGTTGTGGATGTACAGAAATTTAAACCGCAAATTGAAAAAATGGCCTCTGAGACGACGGGTAGGACCGTGACTTTGGGGGGTGAGATTAAGCTTTCCCTCTTTCCCTGGGTTGGAGTATCCCTTGCTGATCTGCATCTGGGCAACCCTTCGGAGTTTAAGGAAAATGATTTGCTGACAGTAAAATCTTTCGAGTTCAGGGTTAAACTTCTGCCCCTGCTGGCAAAAGATATCCAGGTGAAAAAACTGCTCTTGGATGGTGCTCGCGTATCTCTGGAAAAGTTGAAAGATGGCCGGGGAAACTGGGAGGGTATCGGGAAATCAGATAATAAGGCAGTTGTCCAAAGTGAGAAAAAAACTCCAACCCAAACAAGTGCTGGTCTGCCCATTAAATCACTCGCTGTTGGTGAATTTGCGATTACCAATAGCCTGCTCAGATTTGAGGATCACAAAACCGCGGTGAAGAAAGAGATTTCAGCAATCAACCTTCGTTTGCGGGATGTTTCTCTTGACAAGCCGGTTCATCTTTCATTCTCGGCTGCGGTGGACGGCCACCCTGTGAGTATGAAAGGCATGGTCGGGCCATTGGGAAAAGAGCCGGGAAGGGGAACTATTCCTTTGGATATGGTTGTTAAAGCGATGAATGAGCTTGATTTGACCGTAAAAGGTAATGTTGTTGATCCTCTCAGTAAACAGAAATTTGATCTGGCTCTGAACCTTTCTCCCTTTTCACCCCGCAAGCTGGCAATTGCATTCGGTCAGGACTTTCCGCTGGAAACAGCAGATCCAAAGTCCTTGAGCCGTTTGGGGATGCATGCCAGAGTAGCCGGCAGCCCAATGGATATTGCCATCAGTGATGGAACCATGGAGCTGGATAATTCTAACCTGGTATTTTCCGCCCGTATCAATGAGTTTTCCCGACCGAATATACAATTTGATTTGAACCTGGACCAGATTGATATTGATCGTTATCTTCCTCCGCCAGCGGAAAAAATAGCTACGCCGGCGGCAGATAAAAAGAAAGTACCCGCGGTGAAAACAACCGGGGAAAAGAAAAAACCGGCCAGTACCGCTGCTGCCGGAAAAAAGAAAATTGATTATGCTCCACTGCGCCGACTGATTCTGGATGGGAAACTAAAGGCTGGAAAACTGAAGGTCCATGGCCTGCAAGTCCAGGATGTAGTGGTGAAGATAAAAGGAAAAGAAGGGAAATTCCAACTCAATCCACTGGCACTTAATCTTTATCGGGGAACTTTCTCTGCTGCCGGGATGTTCAATTGCCGGCCGAAGCATCCCCGAAGCAGTTTCGATCTGCAGTTGAAGAACGTAAAAGTTGGTCCATTGCTCAAAGATTTTCTTCAAAAGGATATACTCGAAGGGACATTGGTTTCGAAGCTGTCTTTGTCCATGACTGGGGATGAGCCTGAAGCTATCAAGCGCAGTTTAAATGGCAAAGGGAATATTTCTCTCAAGGATGGGGCGATTATTGGCATCGACCTGGCATCAATGGTCCGTAATGTCAAAACTGGTTTGGGACTGGCTGAAAAAACAGTCGAAAAACCGCGGACTGATTTTGCTGAACTTCTGGTTCCTTTTACCATTGTAAACGGCCTTGTTGATACCCCGGGGACAACGTTGAAATCTCCACTCCTGCGTTTGAGCGCGGTAGGAAAGGCTGACCTGGTTCAGGAACTGCTGGATTTCAGGATAAAACCCAAAGTTGTGGGGACCATAAAAGGTCAGGGTGATACCAAGGAGCGTTCCGGTCTGATGGTGCCGTTGGTAGTGAGTGGAACTTTTTCCGCCCCGAAGATACTTCCTGATCTTCAGCACATGATCGGTACTGGTGTCCCTGAAACCGAAGAGTTGAAAAAGATGATTTCAGGAGACGGAACGGCTGAAGAAAAAATAAAATCAATAAAAAAGGACCTCAAGGGTCTGTTTAAAGGCTTTTCTTCCGGGCAATAGCTGAATCAATCAGCTCCGTTTCCCGCTGAAACAGCATTGAAGTTGTAAATTGTCTGATGTTTTTTGGTTGTAATGAGTTTCTTAATTTTTAACTTGACAAAATAGATTAACTTTATTATTATTCAGTTATGTTAGATAATAAAAAGTTGCTTAAGGTTACAAAGGTTGTTGTCTGTAGCTAGATTAATCTTTAATCTATGGAGGAAGAAAATGGCTGAAAAAGTAAATGAAATCTATCGCTGTGAAATCTGTGGAAACATGGTGGAAATTCTGCATTCCGGGGTGGGGGAAATTCTTTGCTGCAATGAACCCATGTCGCTGGTGGAAGCTGGTGTCGTTGATGCCGCCAAAGAGAAGCATGTGCCGGTAATTGAAAAAGTTGATGGCGGCTATAAAGTGAAAGTGGGCAGTGTGGCCCATCCCATGGAGGAAAAGCACTATATTACCTTCATCGAACTGTTGGCTGATGGAAAATTATATCGTCAGGCGCTGAATCCCGGCGATGCTCCGGAAGCATTCTTTGCCGTAGATGCGGCCCAGGTTGAAGCCCGTGAATACTGCAACCTTCATGGTCTCTGGAAAGCTTCCTGCTAAGTGTCTAGAGAAAGTTTTGTAAAAAAGCCCGGCTGATATTTGTCAGCCGGGCTTTTTTGATGACGGTTTTTGTGGCGTTAAGCCCCGTCGAGGCCGCCATGCTCCATCTTTTGATACCACCCGGCAGGATCGAGGAAATATGCCTCCGTTTCTTTGAGTGATGCCAGGTGTTCAAACTCTATTTTGGCCATCAGGGCAAAGAAGTCCTTTTCCTTGGAATCAGTGGAGGTATCCCGCAGTTTTTCATAAAATTTGCCCGCTTCGGCTTCAAACCCGATGGCGGTTCTCACCGCTTTAAGATCATCATCGTCTCCCGGT
The sequence above is a segment of the Pseudomonadota bacterium genome. Coding sequences within it:
- a CDS encoding desulfoferrodoxin; translated protein: MAEKVNEIYRCEICGNMVEILHSGVGEILCCNEPMSLVEAGVVDAAKEKHVPVIEKVDGGYKVKVGSVAHPMEEKHYITFIELLADGKLYRQALNPGDAPEAFFAVDAAQVEAREYCNLHGLWKASC
- a CDS encoding AsmA family protein, whose amino-acid sequence is MKIIKWAVLGIGVLLALCIAAAIIVPQVVDVQKFKPQIEKMASETTGRTVTLGGEIKLSLFPWVGVSLADLHLGNPSEFKENDLLTVKSFEFRVKLLPLLAKDIQVKKLLLDGARVSLEKLKDGRGNWEGIGKSDNKAVVQSEKKTPTQTSAGLPIKSLAVGEFAITNSLLRFEDHKTAVKKEISAINLRLRDVSLDKPVHLSFSAAVDGHPVSMKGMVGPLGKEPGRGTIPLDMVVKAMNELDLTVKGNVVDPLSKQKFDLALNLSPFSPRKLAIAFGQDFPLETADPKSLSRLGMHARVAGSPMDIAISDGTMELDNSNLVFSARINEFSRPNIQFDLNLDQIDIDRYLPPPAEKIATPAADKKKVPAVKTTGEKKKPASTAAAGKKKIDYAPLRRLILDGKLKAGKLKVHGLQVQDVVVKIKGKEGKFQLNPLALNLYRGTFSAAGMFNCRPKHPRSSFDLQLKNVKVGPLLKDFLQKDILEGTLVSKLSLSMTGDEPEAIKRSLNGKGNISLKDGAIIGIDLASMVRNVKTGLGLAEKTVEKPRTDFAELLVPFTIVNGLVDTPGTTLKSPLLRLSAVGKADLVQELLDFRIKPKVVGTIKGQGDTKERSGLMVPLVVSGTFSAPKILPDLQHMIGTGVPETEELKKMISGDGTAEEKIKSIKKDLKGLFKGFSSGQ
- a CDS encoding CoA-transferase, whose product is MMDFTLSEMMAVVAAREIRDGEIVFCGTGISMLAAMAAKHISAPRSVIFFETGAIDSLLEEIPLAVADSRVMYHTALNGGLADAFATMQNPFTGPRVVGILGAAQIDPFGNLNSTVIGDYERPKVRFSGSGGACDVASFVGRTIIFMRQVKGRFVEELDYLTSPGYLDGRDGRQRAGLRPGGPELVVTDKAIFRFDENSKRMYLAGYYPGIEVAEILETVEFFLDCERAVQVPAVTEKELRVLREICDPQGLIR